In Cervus elaphus chromosome 5, mCerEla1.1, whole genome shotgun sequence, the following proteins share a genomic window:
- the FN3K gene encoding fructosamine-3-kinase gives MEQLLRAELRTATLRAFGSPGAGCISEGRAYDTDAGPVFVKINHRTLARQMFEGEMASLEALRSTGLVRVPRPIKVIDLPGGGAAFVMEHLKMRGLSSQASKLGDQMADLHLYNQKLGEKLREEENRVGQRAEGAGPQYVTKFGFHTVTCCGFIPQVNEWQDDWPTFFTRHRLQSQLDLIEKDYADREARELWSQLQVKIPDLFCGLEIVPALLHGDLWSGNVAEDDSGPIIYDPASFYGHSEFELAIALMFGGFPRPFFTAYHQKVPKAPGFDRRLLLYQLFNYLNHWNHFGRQYRSPSLGTMRKLLK, from the exons ATGGAGCAGCTGCTGCGCGCGGAGCTGCGCACCGCGACCCTGCGCGCCTTCGGGAGCCCCGGGGCCGGCTGCATCAGCGAGGGGCGCGCCTATGACACAGATGCCGGCCCGGTGTTTGTCAAGATCAACCACAGGACGCTG GCCCGGCAGATGTTTGAGGGGGAGATGGCGAGCCTGGAGGCTCTTCGGAGCACTGGCCTGGTGAGGGTGCCTCGGCCCATCAAGGTGATTGACCTGCCTGGAGGTGGGGCTGCCTTTGTGATGGAGCATCTGAAGATGAGGGGCCTGAGcag TCAGGCATCAAAACTTGGAGACCAGATGGCAGATTTGCACCTTTATAACCAGAAGCTCGGGGAGAagctgagggaggaggagaacAGAGTGG GCCAGAGGGCCGAGGGTGCTGGGCCCCAGTATGTGACCAAGTTCGGCTTCCACACAGTGACCTGCTGTGGTTTCATCCCACAG GTGAACGAGTGGCAGGATGACTGGCCAACCTTCTTCACCCGGCACCGGCTCCAATCACAGCTGGACCTCATTGAGAAGGATTATGCTGACCGAGAGGCACGAGAACTCTGGTCACAGCTACAG gtGAAGATTCCAGATTTGTTTTGTGGCCTGGAGATTGTCCCTGCCCTTCTTCATGGGGATCTCTGGTCGGGCAATGTGGCAGAGGATGACAGCGGGCCCATTATTTATGACCCAGCCTCCTTCTACGGCCATTCTGAGTTTGAACTGGCAATTGCCTTGATGTTCGGGGGGTTTCCCAGGCCCTTCTTCACCGCCTACCACCAGAAGGTCCCCAAGGCTCCAGGGTTTGACAGGAGGTTGCTGCTCTATCAGCTCTTTAACTACTTGAACCACTGGAACCACTTCGGCAGGCAGTACAGGAGCCCATCGCTGGGCACCATGAGGAAGCTTCTCAAATAG